From the genome of uncultured Fibrobacter sp., one region includes:
- a CDS encoding NADH-quinone oxidoreductase subunit C, with protein MNTVEDIFSVLEEKFGAKRDTQDKWGVAAIVSAAYLHNAALFLKDSAAIKFEMLVDIAGIDYLTYPNHEGPRFAVSYAFKSMSVPGARIRLKVLVGEADLKVSTISDLFANANWYEREVFDQFGIVFTGHPDLRRLLNHVEFVGHPLRKDYPAQKRQWLSTNDYLLPALEKRLEDLGYRVVQRSKEVGTNDNEYLEGSIKE; from the coding sequence ATGAATACTGTTGAAGATATCTTCTCCGTCCTGGAGGAAAAGTTTGGCGCGAAGCGCGATACGCAAGACAAGTGGGGCGTGGCCGCCATCGTGAGTGCTGCCTACCTGCACAATGCGGCCCTGTTCCTCAAGGACTCTGCCGCTATCAAGTTCGAGATGCTCGTGGACATCGCGGGTATCGACTACCTGACCTACCCGAACCACGAAGGTCCGCGCTTTGCCGTCTCTTATGCGTTCAAGAGCATGTCCGTCCCGGGCGCACGCATCCGTCTGAAGGTGCTGGTCGGGGAGGCCGATTTGAAGGTCTCGACGATCAGTGACCTTTTCGCGAACGCCAACTGGTACGAGCGCGAAGTGTTCGACCAGTTCGGTATCGTGTTCACGGGCCATCCGGACCTCCGCCGCCTGTTGAACCATGTGGAATTTGTTGGACATCCGCTGCGCAAGGACTACCCGGCCCAGAAGCGCCAGTGGCTCTCTACCAACGATTATCTGCTCCCGGCTTTGGAAAAGCGCCTGGAAGACCTCGGTTACAGGGTTGTCCAGCGTAGCAAGGAAGTCGGGACCAACGACAACGAATATCTCGAAGGGAGTATCAAAGAATGA
- the nuoF gene encoding NADH-quinone oxidoreductase subunit NuoF, whose product MAEVVKVCTQNFGKGAQDIEVYKKLGGYANISERLFNMSQFELIDYVQRSNLRGRGGAGFPTGMKWSFVPRNSGKPVYIVVNADEGEGGTFKDHFLMMEDPHRLIEGLIIAAWALGSRAAYIYCRGEFLPCIESINKALNQAYVAGYLGENIMGTKFCFDIFVHRGAGAYICGEETALINSLEGQKGQPRLKPPFPAVSGAWKSPTCVNNVETIMALPWILQHDPSEYAKMGTPRAGGTKVFCISGDVKNPGVYEAPLGTPMMTMINEYAGGVVGGKLKAVLPGGSSCAPLTAEEAAVATMDYECLASMKTMFGSGAMIVINDTHNMVDLLNCLGNFYSHESCGQCTPCREGTGLLHRMLNLIVAGKGHDGDVELMQSLCGGFGGVTICPLSISLGGPVSSYTAKFRADFDEYIAKNPDHAKPRVQETYRPGIFW is encoded by the coding sequence ATGGCAGAAGTAGTGAAAGTTTGTACGCAGAATTTTGGCAAGGGCGCCCAGGACATCGAAGTCTACAAGAAGCTGGGCGGCTATGCGAACATCTCGGAACGTTTGTTCAACATGAGCCAGTTCGAGCTCATCGACTACGTGCAGCGCTCTAACTTGCGCGGCCGTGGCGGTGCAGGCTTCCCGACCGGCATGAAGTGGAGCTTCGTGCCCCGCAATTCCGGCAAGCCCGTGTACATCGTGGTGAACGCGGACGAAGGCGAAGGCGGTACGTTCAAGGACCACTTCCTGATGATGGAAGATCCGCACCGCTTGATCGAAGGCCTGATTATCGCGGCTTGGGCGCTCGGTTCTCGCGCGGCATACATCTACTGCCGTGGCGAATTCCTGCCCTGCATCGAGAGCATCAACAAGGCTTTGAACCAGGCATACGTTGCCGGTTACCTCGGCGAAAATATCATGGGCACCAAGTTCTGCTTCGATATCTTCGTGCATCGCGGCGCCGGCGCCTACATTTGCGGTGAAGAAACTGCTTTGATTAACTCGCTCGAAGGCCAGAAGGGTCAGCCCCGCCTGAAGCCGCCTTTCCCGGCGGTGAGCGGCGCCTGGAAGTCCCCGACCTGCGTGAACAACGTGGAAACCATCATGGCTCTCCCGTGGATTCTGCAACACGACCCGAGCGAATACGCCAAGATGGGTACGCCGCGTGCCGGTGGTACGAAGGTGTTCTGCATCTCGGGCGACGTGAAGAATCCGGGCGTGTACGAGGCTCCTCTCGGCACTCCGATGATGACGATGATTAACGAATATGCCGGCGGCGTCGTGGGCGGAAAGCTCAAGGCCGTGCTGCCGGGCGGTTCCTCCTGCGCTCCCTTGACTGCCGAAGAAGCCGCTGTCGCGACGATGGACTACGAATGCCTCGCCTCGATGAAGACGATGTTCGGTTCGGGCGCCATGATCGTGATCAACGATACGCACAACATGGTCGACCTTTTGAACTGCCTCGGTAACTTCTACAGCCACGAATCTTGCGGCCAGTGCACTCCGTGCCGCGAAGGTACGGGCCTGTTGCACCGCATGCTGAACCTGATTGTCGCGGGCAAGGGCCACGACGGCGACGTGGAACTGATGCAGAGCCTCTGCGGCGGCTTTGGCGGCGTGACGATTTGCCCGCTGTCCATTTCGCTCGGCGGCCCCGTCTCGAGTTACACGGCGAAGTTCCGTGCGGACTTTGATGAGTATATCGCAAAGAATCCCGACCACGCCAAGCCGCGTGTTCAAGAAACCTATCGTCCTGGAATTTTCTGGTAA
- a CDS encoding NADH-quinone oxidoreductase subunit D — protein MIVLDPNGEKLNLMPLNVGPSHPATHGCLRFLAAMDGETIVASVEEIGYLHRGFEKMVERGTWQQVLPYTDRLNYCSAIMNNIAYVRAVETMFGVEIPERCKVLRVIVNELSRINDHFVCIAAAFQDLGGTTPFMYAFNPREEIMCIWEKLTGARLTNSYARIGGLYRDSYDGFEQDVLAALDSTEKALKDLHACLDRNRIFLDRTVGIGKISAERAISYGWTGPCLRASGVASDLRKDEPYYDYETYDWEVVVGTQGDCNDRLQVRMAEIEESVKIVRQALKRLAPGPVDIVDPRIRVPAHKLAYQDMEGLIGRFKSVYEGIRVPEGEFYCGSECANGELGFTIVSDGSGHPYRIKVRPPCFTQFAAFHELVEGGMLADSMAVLSGLNIIAGELDR, from the coding sequence ATGATCGTATTGGATCCTAATGGCGAAAAGCTGAACTTGATGCCCTTGAACGTGGGACCGAGCCATCCGGCGACCCACGGCTGCTTGCGTTTCTTGGCCGCCATGGACGGCGAGACGATTGTCGCGAGCGTGGAAGAAATCGGTTATCTGCACCGCGGTTTTGAGAAGATGGTCGAACGCGGCACGTGGCAGCAGGTGCTGCCCTATACCGACCGTCTCAACTACTGTTCGGCGATTATGAACAATATCGCCTACGTGCGTGCGGTGGAGACGATGTTCGGCGTGGAAATCCCGGAACGCTGCAAGGTGCTCCGCGTGATTGTGAACGAACTTAGCCGTATCAACGACCACTTTGTGTGCATTGCGGCTGCTTTCCAAGATTTGGGCGGCACGACTCCGTTCATGTACGCGTTCAACCCGCGTGAAGAAATCATGTGCATCTGGGAAAAGCTCACGGGTGCACGTCTCACCAACAGCTATGCCCGTATCGGTGGCCTCTACCGCGACAGCTACGACGGCTTCGAGCAGGATGTGCTCGCCGCCCTCGATTCGACGGAAAAGGCTTTGAAGGATTTGCACGCATGTCTCGACCGCAACCGCATCTTCCTCGACCGTACCGTGGGCATCGGCAAGATTTCTGCTGAACGCGCCATCAGCTACGGCTGGACGGGCCCCTGCCTCCGCGCCTCGGGTGTCGCATCCGACTTGCGCAAGGACGAACCTTATTACGATTACGAAACCTACGACTGGGAAGTTGTCGTGGGTACTCAGGGCGACTGCAACGACCGCTTGCAGGTGCGCATGGCCGAAATTGAGGAATCTGTGAAGATTGTGCGCCAGGCCCTGAAGCGTCTCGCTCCGGGCCCGGTCGACATCGTCGACCCACGCATCCGCGTGCCGGCGCACAAGCTGGCCTACCAGGACATGGAAGGCCTCATCGGCCGCTTCAAGAGCGTGTACGAAGGTATCCGCGTCCCCGAAGGCGAATTCTACTGTGGCAGCGAGTGCGCGAACGGCGAACTCGGCTTTACGATTGTTTCTGACGGCAGCGGCCATCCGTACCGCATCAAGGTGCGCCCGCCCTGCTTCACGCAGTTCGCCGCATTCCACGAACTCGTGGAAGGGGGCATGCTTGCCGACTCCATGGCTGTACTTTCCGGCCTCAACATCATTGCTGGAGAACTTGACCGATGA
- a CDS encoding 2Fe-2S iron-sulfur cluster-binding protein, producing MSISQRIPTTPSRVFKKPIVLEFSGNNMSNYYNMPKLPTENSPKVEIFVDDKPVMVPGDTNLLEALKAVGIETPHVCYHPFLPVSGNCRQCLVEQEGPRGRMLVIACYTPVAPGMKIFTPASSARVKNARKATQEFMLVNHPLDCPICDKAGECTLQENYMEAGQNESRMRPEFGKNYHGNPEHQFIDAKGQVRGGKHVDLGPRVLLDEERCVQCDRCVRFMRSIAGSEQLQLAGRADHTYITTFPGEKLDHEYDLCVTDVCPVGAMTAKYFRFQKRVWLLSHTPTISMDDSLGANIWLDHADGHIYRVMPRCNPEVNRSWLSNTSRLAFQNFDKNRLPAIDVESLPIGKGKVALVAGGACTMEDLAALRMFKESLGDGAELFGGSLLKVNAPDGIAKSGDPVANRSGMKLMGFADVSEFMKRASEFETLVTVNADLFGEDAAAAKDLEKINSRIALSAFDDATARKATIAIGVRHWSEVQGTMVNSLNIIQKLNACPVCPDENLKAAYEVISELAGNKLESASAAFAKATEYVPALAGLTYDSIKSTGKLLEGGNA from the coding sequence ATGAGTATATCGCAAAGAATCCCGACCACGCCAAGCCGCGTGTTCAAGAAACCTATCGTCCTGGAATTTTCTGGTAATAATATGAGTAACTACTACAACATGCCGAAACTCCCGACCGAGAACAGCCCGAAGGTGGAAATCTTCGTGGACGACAAGCCGGTGATGGTTCCTGGCGATACGAACCTCCTCGAGGCCCTCAAGGCTGTCGGGATTGAAACTCCCCACGTATGTTACCATCCTTTCCTCCCGGTGTCGGGTAACTGCCGCCAGTGCCTGGTGGAACAGGAAGGCCCGCGTGGCCGCATGCTCGTGATTGCATGCTACACGCCGGTCGCTCCGGGGATGAAAATTTTTACGCCTGCATCCAGCGCCCGCGTGAAGAACGCCCGCAAGGCTACGCAGGAATTCATGCTGGTGAACCACCCGCTCGATTGCCCCATCTGCGACAAGGCCGGTGAATGCACCCTGCAAGAAAACTACATGGAAGCGGGCCAGAACGAATCCCGCATGCGCCCCGAGTTCGGCAAGAACTACCACGGCAATCCCGAGCACCAGTTCATTGATGCGAAGGGCCAGGTCCGTGGCGGCAAGCATGTGGACTTGGGCCCCCGCGTGTTGCTTGACGAAGAACGCTGCGTGCAGTGCGACCGTTGCGTGCGCTTTATGCGTAGCATCGCCGGTTCCGAACAGCTGCAGCTCGCTGGCCGTGCCGACCACACTTACATTACGACCTTCCCGGGCGAAAAGCTCGACCACGAATACGACTTGTGCGTCACCGACGTTTGCCCGGTGGGCGCGATGACCGCCAAGTATTTCCGCTTCCAGAAGCGCGTATGGCTCTTGAGCCACACACCGACCATCTCGATGGACGATTCCCTCGGCGCGAACATTTGGCTCGACCATGCCGACGGCCACATCTACCGCGTGATGCCGCGTTGCAACCCCGAAGTGAACCGCAGCTGGCTCTCTAACACGAGCCGCCTCGCGTTCCAGAACTTCGACAAGAACCGCCTCCCGGCAATCGATGTGGAATCCCTGCCTATCGGCAAGGGCAAGGTTGCCCTGGTCGCCGGTGGTGCCTGCACCATGGAAGACCTCGCCGCGCTCCGCATGTTCAAGGAATCCCTCGGGGATGGAGCCGAACTGTTCGGCGGCAGCCTGCTCAAGGTGAACGCTCCGGACGGCATCGCCAAGAGCGGCGACCCGGTGGCGAACCGTAGCGGCATGAAGCTCATGGGCTTTGCCGACGTTTCTGAATTCATGAAGCGCGCTTCCGAGTTCGAAACCCTCGTGACCGTGAACGCGGACCTCTTCGGTGAAGATGCCGCCGCCGCGAAGGATCTCGAAAAAATCAATAGCCGCATAGCGCTATCCGCTTTCGACGATGCGACCGCCCGCAAGGCGACAATCGCTATCGGCGTAAGGCACTGGAGCGAGGTGCAGGGCACGATGGTGAACAGCTTGAACATTATCCAGAAGCTGAACGCCTGCCCGGTTTGCCCCGACGAAAATCTTAAGGCCGCTTACGAGGTCATATCGGAATTGGCCGGGAACAAGCTCGAAAGTGCATCTGCCGCGTTTGCCAAGGCGACGGAATATGTCCCCGCGCTGGCCGGACTTACCTACGACAGCATCAAGAGCACTGGAAAACTCCTCGAAGGAGGTAACGCATAA
- a CDS encoding NAD(P)H-dependent oxidoreductase subunit E: MREHIQGAVQFVSNNRLKFDGPSQPIEALPDPAQTFGHVHKAVPQPAPKEVLAKLDTPEIKERCADLLSRYPVGQGALLEVLWLVQGVFGWVPTEGIRWAANVCGCAPAHALGVATFYTMYNHAPKGKFLLQFCRNISCTIKGAPSLIAYVEKKLGVKTGETTPDGLFTVLQVECLGSCGNGPMMLVNDDFATDVVDGELKMKRGTTLTEASIDRIIAWCKAHVNDMPKHDVLGGIVKGHGGHPGAPGATAKPQVADYAPPSPVLNVKAEADDAGATLTWKGAPEFTKIVVEKKNGNDWVAVGEPGVKDKAFVDASGKVGDVYRMIATSGERTAKPSNEAVTTQKPVPVEEGK, encoded by the coding sequence ATGAGAGAACATATTCAAGGTGCTGTTCAGTTTGTCTCCAATAACCGCCTGAAGTTCGACGGACCGTCGCAGCCCATCGAGGCTCTGCCGGATCCGGCGCAGACATTCGGCCATGTTCACAAGGCCGTCCCGCAGCCCGCCCCGAAGGAAGTGCTCGCCAAGCTCGACACTCCCGAGATCAAGGAACGCTGCGCCGACTTGCTCAGCCGCTACCCGGTGGGCCAGGGTGCGCTCCTCGAAGTGCTGTGGCTGGTGCAGGGCGTGTTCGGCTGGGTCCCCACGGAAGGTATCCGCTGGGCGGCTAACGTTTGCGGTTGCGCTCCGGCCCATGCGCTCGGTGTCGCGACTTTCTACACCATGTACAACCACGCCCCCAAGGGCAAGTTCCTGTTGCAGTTCTGCCGCAACATCAGCTGCACCATCAAGGGAGCCCCGAGCCTGATCGCCTATGTGGAAAAGAAACTCGGCGTGAAGACCGGCGAAACCACTCCCGACGGACTCTTTACCGTGCTCCAGGTGGAATGCCTCGGCAGCTGCGGCAACGGCCCGATGATGCTTGTGAACGATGACTTCGCGACCGACGTCGTGGATGGAGAGCTTAAGATGAAGCGCGGCACGACGCTCACCGAAGCGAGCATTGACCGCATTATTGCCTGGTGCAAGGCTCACGTGAACGACATGCCGAAGCATGACGTTCTTGGCGGCATCGTCAAGGGCCACGGCGGCCACCCCGGAGCCCCGGGTGCTACGGCCAAGCCGCAGGTCGCCGACTATGCTCCTCCTTCTCCGGTCTTGAACGTGAAGGCCGAGGCCGACGATGCCGGCGCCACGCTCACGTGGAAGGGCGCTCCCGAATTCACGAAGATCGTGGTCGAAAAGAAGAATGGTAACGACTGGGTCGCCGTTGGCGAGCCGGGCGTTAAGGACAAGGCGTTTGTCGATGCGAGCGGCAAGGTGGGCGATGTCTACCGCATGATTGCCACTTCCGGCGAACGCACGGCGAAACCTTCCAACGAAGCGGTGACTACCCAGAAGCCGGTTCCGGTCGAGGAGGGCAAGTAA
- a CDS encoding complex I subunit 1 family protein, with protein sequence MDIIESRTWIEWVITIAKFAFCFVPVLYILLLIPMERRGAGFMQDRQGPNRSYIKIPFFGKIRLLGYVQNMCDGTKLFFKEMFAPAGVNKVLYYVAPAIPFAIVFLSPCVIPWFGPMVFEWGGQVVRIPGSIVDSEVGVLLLFGLSSLSAYGAVLAGWASKSKYSFLGALRTSSMTISYEVCLGLSMMGMLLLAGSFNLTDIVNWQEHHVWGIVAQPVAFFCFLIACIAETGRAPFDVAEGEPELVAGYHTEYGAMQFGLFYMGEYSHICINSFLVATLFLGGYSVPFVTTETMQAHMGGSLAILCGVLAFFALAFLHLIYRYSRKLKATNLTNRFEILREYSLYKIVAWLAVVVLVAGGVCAWLYYDPSKFVVNGFAVGSFATAVGTALIHLLVLVAKSVFFCWVWIWVRWTLPRFRYDHVMHLGWKIILNIALINLVVTAVIAKLVGGN encoded by the coding sequence ATGGATATTATCGAATCCAGGACATGGATTGAATGGGTCATCACGATTGCGAAGTTCGCCTTCTGCTTCGTGCCTGTTCTCTACATCCTTCTTTTGATTCCGATGGAACGCCGTGGCGCAGGCTTCATGCAAGACCGCCAGGGACCGAACCGTTCCTACATCAAGATTCCGTTCTTCGGCAAGATCCGCTTGCTTGGCTACGTGCAGAATATGTGCGACGGCACCAAGCTGTTCTTCAAGGAAATGTTCGCTCCTGCGGGCGTGAACAAGGTGCTCTACTATGTTGCTCCGGCGATTCCGTTCGCTATCGTGTTCCTGAGCCCCTGCGTGATTCCGTGGTTTGGCCCGATGGTGTTCGAGTGGGGCGGCCAGGTTGTCCGCATTCCGGGCTCCATCGTGGATTCCGAGGTGGGCGTGCTTTTGCTGTTCGGTCTCTCTTCGCTCTCGGCTTACGGTGCCGTGCTGGCCGGTTGGGCGTCCAAGTCCAAGTACAGCTTCCTCGGTGCGCTCCGTACGAGCTCCATGACGATTAGCTACGAAGTCTGCCTCGGCCTTTCGATGATGGGCATGCTGCTCCTCGCGGGCTCCTTCAACCTGACCGATATCGTGAACTGGCAGGAACACCACGTGTGGGGCATTGTCGCCCAGCCGGTGGCGTTCTTCTGCTTCCTTATCGCCTGTATCGCCGAGACGGGCCGCGCTCCGTTCGACGTGGCCGAAGGTGAACCTGAACTCGTTGCCGGTTACCATACCGAATACGGTGCCATGCAGTTCGGCCTGTTCTACATGGGTGAATACTCGCACATCTGCATCAACAGCTTCCTGGTGGCGACGCTCTTCTTGGGCGGCTACTCGGTGCCGTTTGTTACGACCGAGACGATGCAGGCCCACATGGGTGGCTCGCTGGCCATTCTCTGCGGCGTGCTGGCCTTCTTCGCCCTGGCCTTCCTCCACCTGATTTACCGCTATTCCCGCAAGCTCAAGGCGACGAACCTTACGAACCGCTTCGAAATCCTGCGCGAATACAGCCTTTACAAGATTGTTGCCTGGCTGGCCGTCGTCGTGCTTGTTGCCGGTGGCGTTTGTGCCTGGCTCTATTACGACCCGTCGAAGTTCGTGGTGAACGGCTTTGCCGTGGGTAGCTTCGCTACCGCGGTGGGTACCGCCCTCATCCACTTGCTCGTGCTTGTTGCAAAGAGCGTGTTCTTCTGCTGGGTGTGGATTTGGGTCCGCTGGACTCTGCCGCGCTTCCGTTATGACCACGTGATGCACCTCGGCTGGAAGATTATCCTGAATATCGCCCTCATCAACCTCGTGGTGACCGCCGTCATCGCTAAACTCGTAGGGGGGAACTAA
- a CDS encoding bifunctional diguanylate cyclase/phosphodiesterase yields MEGNFCSKLFRDFWNAMYSSALSPAQTLEKLSTEILPLAKALGIARIELETRPTEAVDDKKASNSPVRLFDRGTATGEPLSTECAKEDNYIAAIRMYPAKGNEFTPEARADVEFLSSIIRALFEHSRLSDLIYQATITDAATGVHNPHYLVQMGNMLEEKKQLFKYTAFFINLKNFKYVNKSLGPEPSNRVLTIYAQSAKAFLKEGEVFVRLGGDNFFALILSERTNDFLNKFVIFPINERKQGSELIVQVMARMGVYRATEGDTFNELMNKSAIALDLGRNVLNKDITLFKPEMMEKVMYQKKVSTHFPQALNDGEFIIYFQPKINLYDNNMHSAEALVRWVHDDRIIPPAEFVNILEKEETICRLDLYVFECVCKCLRKWLNAGMHIVRISSNFSKRNLRNQNIVNEILSIMKKYDIDSKYIEIELTEISDYDDYAEFESFVKKLRRNGISVAIDDFGTGYSTMNILKNLDVDVIKIDKSLIDNLESPKKEDEIVIRNIVNMINELSIETIAEGVETPAQVKFLKRIHCPLVQGFLFDQPLTISDFEKRLRSPHYYESI; encoded by the coding sequence ATGGAAGGTAATTTTTGCAGCAAGTTGTTTAGGGACTTCTGGAACGCAATGTACAGCAGTGCGTTGTCACCCGCACAAACGCTGGAAAAACTTTCCACAGAAATTCTCCCTTTGGCCAAAGCCTTGGGAATCGCAAGAATCGAGTTGGAAACCCGCCCCACCGAAGCGGTAGACGACAAGAAAGCGTCCAACTCGCCCGTCCGCCTTTTCGACAGGGGGACAGCAACCGGCGAGCCGCTCTCGACCGAATGTGCCAAAGAGGACAACTACATCGCCGCCATCCGGATGTACCCGGCCAAGGGCAACGAGTTCACACCAGAAGCCCGTGCAGACGTCGAATTCCTCTCTTCCATCATCAGGGCCCTGTTCGAACACTCTAGACTCTCGGACCTCATCTACCAGGCCACAATCACCGACGCGGCTACAGGAGTGCACAACCCGCACTACCTCGTACAGATGGGCAACATGCTCGAAGAAAAAAAGCAGCTTTTCAAATACACGGCCTTCTTCATCAACCTGAAGAACTTCAAGTACGTGAACAAGTCGCTCGGTCCGGAACCCAGCAACAGGGTGCTCACCATCTATGCGCAGAGCGCGAAGGCCTTCCTCAAGGAAGGCGAGGTGTTCGTACGCCTGGGCGGCGACAACTTCTTCGCCCTCATCCTTAGCGAGCGCACCAACGACTTCCTGAACAAGTTCGTCATCTTCCCCATCAACGAGCGCAAACAGGGAAGCGAACTCATCGTGCAGGTCATGGCCCGCATGGGCGTCTATCGCGCCACGGAAGGCGACACGTTCAACGAGCTCATGAACAAGAGCGCCATCGCGCTTGACCTCGGCAGGAACGTACTCAACAAGGACATCACGCTGTTCAAGCCCGAGATGATGGAAAAGGTCATGTACCAGAAAAAGGTGTCGACCCATTTCCCGCAGGCGCTGAACGACGGAGAGTTCATCATCTACTTCCAGCCCAAGATCAATCTGTACGACAACAACATGCACAGTGCAGAAGCCCTTGTCCGCTGGGTCCACGACGACCGCATCATCCCGCCCGCAGAATTCGTCAACATTCTGGAGAAAGAAGAAACCATCTGCAGGCTCGACCTGTATGTATTCGAATGTGTCTGCAAGTGCCTCAGGAAATGGCTCAACGCAGGCATGCACATCGTCCGCATTTCGTCGAACTTCTCCAAGCGCAACCTGCGCAACCAGAATATCGTGAACGAGATTCTCTCCATCATGAAGAAGTACGATATCGACAGCAAGTATATCGAAATCGAACTGACCGAAATTTCGGACTACGACGACTACGCGGAATTTGAAAGTTTCGTCAAGAAGTTGAGGAGAAACGGCATCTCGGTCGCCATCGATGACTTTGGAACGGGTTATTCCACCATGAACATCCTCAAGAACTTGGACGTCGATGTCATCAAGATAGACAAGTCGCTTATCGACAACCTGGAAAGCCCGAAAAAAGAAGACGAAATCGTCATCCGCAATATTGTGAACATGATTAACGAGCTGAGCATCGAGACCATCGCCGAAGGCGTGGAAACTCCGGCCCAGGTCAAGTTCCTCAAACGCATCCACTGCCCGTTGGTCCAGGGATTCCTTTTCGACCAGCCGCTGACCATCAGCGACTTCGAAAAG